Genomic window (Opitutaceae bacterium):
GTGAAGCAGGCTGATCTCCTCGACGAATTCGCCGACGTCGCGGAATTCCTTGTACACGCTGGCGAATCGGACGTACGCGACCTGGTCGATGTTGCGAAGGCGCTGCATGACGCCGTCACCGATCGCATGCGATGGCACCTCGCTGTCGAAGCGGGCCTCCATGGCGTCGAGCACGTCGTCGATGAGCATGGAAATCTGCTCGGCGTCGATGGGCCGCTTGTGGCAGGCCGCCCGCACGGCGCGGACGAGCTTGTCGCGGTCGAAATCCTCCCGCCGGCCGTCCCGTTTAAGCACGACCATGCCGTCGCGCACGTGGGTCTCCGTGGTCGTGAAGCGATGGCCGCACTCGAGGCATTCGCGCCGGCGCCGGATGGTCGACCCCTCGCGTCCGATGCGGGAGTCGATGACCTTGTCCTCAATCGAAGTGCACTTGGGGCAACGCATGATTCTCTTGTGACCGACCCGCCTCAGCAAAGTTCAAGAAAGTTGCGCAGGATGCGCATGCCGTCCTGCGTGGCGATGCTCTCAGGGTGGAACTGGACGCCCCAGACGGGAAGCTGCCGGTGACGCAATCCCATCACTTCGCCCTCTGCGGTTTCCGCCGTGATTTCGAGCGCCGCGGGCAGGGAGGAGCGCTCGACCAGCAGCGAGTGGTAGCGGGTGGCGGCGAATCCCTGCGGCATGCCGCGGAAAACATCGGTGTCCTTGTGGAGAATCGGCGAGGTCTTTCCATGCATGAGACGCTCCGCTC
Coding sequences:
- the nrdR gene encoding transcriptional repressor NrdR, which translates into the protein MRCPKCTSIEDKVIDSRIGREGSTIRRRRECLECGHRFTTTETHVRDGMVVLKRDGRREDFDRDKLVRAVRAACHKRPIDAEQISMLIDDVLDAMEARFDSEVPSHAIGDGVMQRLRNIDQVAYVRFASVYKEFRDVGEFVEEISLLHQPSPGDEPRDQAD
- a CDS encoding aminodeoxychorismate/anthranilate synthase component II — its product is MLLVIDNFDSFTYNLVQCFGQLGAEQRVFRNNEITPEEALKLKPARVLISPGPCSPAEAGVSLAMIAAFAGRVPLLGVCLGHQSIGHHFGGRVVRAERLMHGKTSPILHKDTDVFRGMPQGFAATRYHSLLVERSSLPAALEITAETAEGEVMGLRHRQLPVWGVQFHPESIATQDGMRILRNFLELC